A genomic region of Sulfobacillus acidophilus DSM 10332 contains the following coding sequences:
- a CDS encoding phage repressor like transcriptional regulator, XRE family (PFAM: Helix-turn-helix; Peptidase S24-like~COGs: COG1974 SOS-response transcriptional repressors (RecA-mediated autopeptidase)~InterPro IPR001387:IPR019759~KEGG: dae:Dtox_0891 peptidase S24 and S26 domain-containing protein~PFAM: Helix-turn-helix type 3; Peptidase S24/S26A/S26B, conserved region~SMART: Helix-turn-helix type 3~SPTR: Peptidase S24 and S26 domain protein), which translates to MDSGSFGERLQLIRKKLGLTQAELARLVGTTQNTISRYEQNTRQPTSDALTRLAEALSVSVDFLLGRIDLEEEGLNENSTLTLPGSALNNRQNLNWSSIATKLRHARETRHWSLDDVAQKVGVVPETWAAWESGRDPIPLDALSRAAKAFGLPLTALLNGLRPSPAPSRSRDPLDKPLREFLPVRPIPLLGRVVAGIPVEAQEDRRGEIWIPQGEPGDYAVEVHGDSMIGAGIHEGDVVVVEQVPAWRDVPPKTLVVALVDGEQTLKWLMREPGWEEDQWILRAANPRYPDRHLDPRQDRILGIVRSIQRRPPLAPADESPTPPGDPLADLAPEQRALIEEQQRLIQEQQRLIQQQIRQQQAMIARFRKMNQQAARSSDDSSEADETLPDDLPF; encoded by the coding sequence GTGGACTCCGGTTCTTTTGGTGAAAGACTACAACTGATTCGTAAAAAACTTGGTTTAACTCAGGCAGAATTAGCAAGGTTAGTTGGTACTACGCAGAACACCATAAGTCGGTATGAACAAAACACACGACAACCGACTTCAGATGCATTGACACGATTAGCTGAGGCTTTAAGTGTTTCAGTAGATTTTTTGTTAGGACGAATTGACCTAGAGGAAGAAGGTTTAAATGAAAATTCTACTTTGACATTACCTGGTTCAGCACTCAATAATCGTCAAAACCTAAATTGGTCTTCTATTGCTACCAAACTTCGTCATGCCCGCGAAACGCGGCATTGGTCGTTGGACGATGTGGCCCAGAAGGTGGGAGTCGTCCCGGAAACATGGGCTGCGTGGGAATCCGGCCGCGATCCCATTCCCTTAGACGCCTTGAGCCGCGCCGCGAAAGCCTTTGGCCTGCCGTTGACGGCCTTACTGAACGGTCTTCGCCCCTCCCCTGCCCCGTCTCGATCTCGTGATCCGTTGGACAAGCCATTGCGCGAATTTTTACCCGTGCGCCCGATTCCGTTGTTGGGCCGCGTGGTCGCAGGCATTCCCGTCGAGGCGCAGGAAGATCGGCGCGGCGAGATTTGGATTCCCCAAGGGGAGCCGGGCGATTACGCCGTGGAAGTGCATGGGGATAGTATGATCGGGGCCGGGATTCATGAGGGGGATGTCGTCGTCGTGGAACAAGTTCCTGCGTGGCGGGATGTACCGCCCAAGACGCTGGTCGTGGCCCTCGTGGACGGCGAACAAACCTTGAAGTGGCTGATGCGAGAGCCGGGCTGGGAGGAAGACCAGTGGATTTTGCGGGCCGCGAACCCTCGGTATCCTGACCGGCACTTAGATCCCCGGCAAGATCGCATTTTGGGGATTGTGCGGAGCATTCAACGGCGACCGCCGTTGGCCCCCGCCGACGAATCCCCGACCCCACCGGGCGATCCGTTGGCCGATTTAGCCCCCGAGCAACGGGCCTTGATTGAGGAACAACAACGGCTGATTCAGGAACAACAACGGTTGATCCAGCAACAAATCCGGCAACAGCAGGCCATGATTGCCCGGTTTCGGAAAATGAATCAACAGGCGGCTCGGTCCTCCGACGATTCGTCTGAGGCCGATGAGACCTTGCCGGATGATTTGCCGTTTTAG
- a CDS encoding type III restriction protein res subunit (PFAM: Helicase conserved C-terminal domain; Protein of unknown function (DUF1557); Type III restriction enzyme, res subunit~TIGRFAM: intein N-terminal splicing region; intein C-terminal splicing region~COGs: COG1061 DNA or RNA helicase of superfamily II~InterProIPR006141:IPR014001:IPR003587:IPR001650:IPR 006935~KEGG: aac:Aaci_3020 type III restriction protein res subunit~PFAM: Restriction endonuclease, type I, R subunit/Type III, Res subunit; DNA/RNA helicase, C-terminal~SMART: DNA/RNA helicase, C-terminal; DEAD-like helicase, N-terminal; Hedgehog/intein hint, N-terminal~SPTR: Type III restriction protein res subunit), with amino-acid sequence MSSIPLRPYQLAALEAVETAYRQEIKRPVVSMPTGTGKTIVLAELLRRRKQTALVLAHRDELVRQAAEKIHQVWPEAHVGIVKGAEDEWQAPVVVASVQSLHSKRLHRWAQNQFQTIIIDECFPAGTLVEGRPIETWRPGDIIRAYDPETNRWASVLVTGTHRRSTRELMEITLESEVLRCTLNHPFYTREGWIEAEFLQAGDWVLGESGWIAVQNATPLSLSTPVDVFNLDVDTPHTYLVGQAGLVVHNCHHAPAPSYRKILEYLSPDLLLGVSATPFRKDLTSLTTVFDQIVYSYGIREAIQDGWLVDIRAVRVEGQADLDDVATRGGDFVEGQLQTALNSPARNALIVEAYQTHAPGTKAIVFTAGVQHAHDLARAFQDHGIVATAVDGGMSLDERRARFRAFHEGHFRILVNAQLATEGYDEPTIETVILARPTKSLALFTQMVGRGTRPSPGKTAMTLIDVADNTRRHKLITLADLIGLRRPLKAGETVAQRIARETQIPANAEHWLEQWSPLTIMSEEVPSLYLDLVDSAAPALDWRDIRAELDDIMADADDLRGAIRRAARLMQNPIGSSTDAQRHRLQEFGWPDAETARLPKWAASYALDRHRTVLAEWAAGRVRQWAKLVGADHDQLSQMMTQELWHYTPATAKQQHLLRRLGTPADIVITLTKGEAAWLIDQMLAKKAQTV; translated from the coding sequence ATGAGTTCGATACCCCTGCGTCCTTATCAACTTGCGGCGCTTGAAGCCGTCGAAACGGCCTACCGTCAAGAAATCAAACGGCCAGTCGTATCAATGCCAACCGGAACCGGGAAAACTATTGTGCTAGCAGAATTGTTACGCCGACGAAAACAGACCGCGCTTGTTTTAGCCCACCGCGACGAACTCGTGCGGCAAGCCGCCGAGAAAATCCACCAGGTCTGGCCGGAGGCCCACGTCGGCATCGTCAAAGGCGCCGAGGATGAGTGGCAGGCCCCGGTAGTCGTTGCCAGTGTCCAATCGCTCCACTCCAAGCGACTCCATCGCTGGGCGCAGAACCAATTTCAGACCATTATCATCGACGAATGTTTTCCGGCGGGAACCCTCGTGGAGGGGCGTCCTATCGAAACTTGGCGGCCCGGCGACATCATACGGGCTTACGATCCCGAAACGAACCGGTGGGCATCGGTTTTAGTGACCGGGACACATCGCCGCTCAACCCGCGAGTTAATGGAAATTACGTTAGAATCCGAAGTTCTCCGGTGCACTCTCAATCACCCATTTTATACTCGCGAAGGATGGATCGAAGCCGAATTTTTGCAAGCCGGGGATTGGGTCTTAGGCGAATCGGGGTGGATCGCGGTTCAAAACGCGACCCCGCTGAGCCTGAGTACCCCGGTGGATGTGTTCAACTTAGATGTAGATACCCCGCATACGTACTTGGTCGGACAGGCCGGGCTTGTTGTCCACAATTGCCATCACGCCCCCGCTCCTAGCTATCGTAAAATTCTGGAATATTTATCGCCTGATCTCTTACTCGGGGTGTCGGCCACCCCGTTTCGGAAAGATTTGACATCGCTGACCACGGTATTTGACCAAATTGTCTATAGCTATGGCATTCGCGAGGCGATCCAGGATGGATGGCTCGTCGATATCCGGGCCGTCCGCGTCGAAGGCCAGGCCGACTTGGACGACGTGGCGACCCGAGGCGGGGATTTTGTCGAAGGCCAATTGCAAACGGCCTTGAATTCCCCCGCTCGGAACGCCCTCATCGTCGAGGCGTACCAAACCCATGCGCCCGGTACCAAGGCGATTGTGTTTACCGCCGGAGTGCAACATGCCCATGATCTTGCCCGCGCCTTTCAAGACCACGGTATTGTAGCAACAGCAGTCGATGGGGGGATGTCGTTAGACGAACGGCGTGCGCGATTTCGAGCTTTTCATGAAGGGCATTTTCGCATACTTGTCAATGCTCAGTTGGCAACCGAGGGCTATGATGAACCCACCATCGAAACCGTGATTTTGGCTCGCCCGACCAAATCCTTGGCCCTTTTCACCCAAATGGTCGGGCGCGGAACCCGCCCCTCGCCCGGCAAAACGGCGATGACGCTCATCGATGTGGCCGATAATACCCGGCGGCACAAACTGATTACGTTGGCCGATCTCATTGGCTTGCGACGCCCGCTCAAAGCCGGGGAAACCGTGGCCCAACGCATCGCCCGCGAAACCCAGATCCCCGCGAACGCGGAACACTGGCTCGAACAGTGGAGTCCGCTCACCATCATGTCCGAAGAGGTTCCATCCCTTTACCTTGATCTGGTCGATAGCGCGGCCCCGGCCCTCGATTGGCGGGATATTCGGGCCGAACTCGACGATATCATGGCCGATGCGGACGACCTCCGAGGAGCGATTCGCCGAGCGGCCCGCCTGATGCAAAATCCCATCGGATCCAGCACCGACGCCCAACGCCATCGATTACAGGAATTTGGCTGGCCGGACGCGGAAACGGCTCGCTTACCGAAATGGGCCGCATCGTATGCCTTGGACCGCCATCGCACCGTGCTGGCGGAGTGGGCCGCGGGCCGGGTTCGCCAATGGGCCAAGCTCGTGGGGGCGGATCACGATCAACTGAGCCAAATGATGACCCAAGAATTGTGGCATTACACGCCCGCCACCGCCAAGCAACAACACCTCTTGCGTCGATTAGGCACACCCGCCGATATCGTCATCACGCTTACGAAGGGGGAAGCCGCATGGCTCATCGATCAGATGCTAGCAAAAAAGGCGCAAACCGTCTGA
- a CDS encoding helix-turn-helix domain protein (PFAM: Helix-turn-helix~InterPro IPR001387~KEGG: axy:AXYL_04732 helix-turn-helix family protein 10~PFAM: Helix-turn-helix type 3~SMART: Helix-turn-helix type 3~SPTR: DNA-binding protein;~manually curated), which translates to MNSKLKTTRKRIGISQMDLSHKTGISQGYLARLERGTRRGSIAVYARLAHALGVPIQEILPLDDALEQEAHDVYES; encoded by the coding sequence GTGAATTCCAAATTGAAAACGACCAGAAAACGCATTGGAATATCCCAAATGGATTTATCTCACAAAACCGGAATTTCTCAGGGATATTTAGCAAGACTCGAACGCGGCACCCGCCGGGGCAGTATCGCCGTCTACGCCCGACTAGCCCATGCGCTGGGCGTGCCGATCCAAGAGATTTTGCCCCTTGATGACGCGCTGGAACAGGAGGCCCACGATGTCTACGAATCCTAA
- a CDS encoding hypothetical protein (PFAM: Domain of unknown function (DUF927)~KEGG: hoh:Hoch_0630 DNA primase catalytic core domain protein~SPTR: DNA primase catalytic core domain protein), translating to MMPQDHPTLNDLETQVAQWLINRDQFEAWLRDIETRLQRDLSDFVQDKTIPTVIAVLALDAPGLFALWDQAMQRWKKAMQWPSESWRRWHQGIRQRIHALEADRAAAQRHQQAEAERQAQDTALQQFWENGPLIIKQQGLDQYMQQVCDLVTRWGRAIWDHDRMRGALIVARAQWPDHPGWSAVDRAFKRHKNWTETDQRTWLDAAKRYRAERDKSSGDVIPIRPGVVPTSPPSLTVGQVWPTAPDPDLLLPDKYLYAPDGVHVGHEDDDPEFILGPAYVWMWYEDVVTHDHWIRIRYWTNGRWADLLTSPSQLLDPQTVATFADKGLFIRNPKKAGSYLNDTFNALKTQMGHAAHSLSTMGFTTLPDGRTILVLPNTPARGGDPQDPPITTLVDPSVRFVHAVRPDFSASDAGATVARTVFHHLWALAPASVLIPVLGWFWASLWADRIRDTTGTRQFPILSVFAARGTGKTTLLTMIYRALWGDGEVHSASMTPFALIKNLAATYTMPLFLDEFRPGEMAEGQERKFYQLLRQNFNGQSEQRGTASQKIQTYPLIAPVILAGESRPTDSAVLDRSVLVTLTHDMTHRPEARPALQYLHTHADQMRQAAGWILDQRLTQSSAYDAETLRAEFEAYEKYLWELVHAHQFLLPDRAVWSLAVALWGFVWGKALGLVPEDIVLDEAIALDLLRQAELQRRAEEPVDHFVRFVEELWGLQGRSPAGDIPLGVKPGAEIRLPRTLMESAWDLWCRDHKLPRLGRDNLLQELRKIPGLLIADNQVVWIQDKTYRCYVLSIPVLHNRYGLPPEVWGLD from the coding sequence ATGATGCCCCAGGATCATCCCACGTTAAATGATCTGGAGACCCAAGTCGCGCAATGGTTGATTAACCGGGATCAATTCGAGGCGTGGCTCCGAGACATCGAAACCCGATTGCAACGGGACCTGAGTGATTTTGTCCAAGACAAGACGATCCCGACCGTGATCGCAGTCTTAGCCTTGGACGCGCCGGGCCTTTTCGCCCTGTGGGATCAAGCGATGCAACGGTGGAAAAAGGCCATGCAATGGCCCTCAGAATCGTGGCGACGATGGCACCAGGGGATTCGCCAACGCATTCACGCTTTGGAAGCCGACCGTGCGGCGGCCCAACGCCACCAACAAGCGGAGGCCGAACGCCAAGCCCAGGACACGGCGTTGCAACAGTTTTGGGAAAACGGGCCATTGATTATCAAACAACAAGGTCTCGATCAGTACATGCAACAAGTCTGCGATTTGGTGACTCGGTGGGGGCGAGCCATCTGGGATCATGACCGCATGCGCGGAGCCTTGATTGTGGCCCGCGCCCAATGGCCCGACCACCCGGGGTGGTCAGCCGTTGATCGCGCCTTCAAGCGACACAAAAATTGGACCGAAACGGATCAGCGGACCTGGCTCGACGCGGCCAAACGCTATCGGGCGGAACGCGACAAATCCTCCGGCGATGTCATTCCGATCCGCCCCGGTGTCGTGCCGACATCGCCCCCGTCATTGACCGTGGGGCAAGTCTGGCCGACCGCGCCCGATCCGGACTTATTGTTGCCAGATAAATATCTGTACGCCCCGGATGGCGTTCATGTCGGCCACGAGGATGACGATCCCGAATTTATCCTCGGCCCGGCTTATGTGTGGATGTGGTACGAAGATGTGGTGACGCATGATCACTGGATTCGGATTCGGTACTGGACTAACGGGCGATGGGCCGACCTCCTGACCAGCCCGTCCCAATTGCTCGATCCGCAAACGGTCGCGACCTTTGCGGATAAAGGGCTGTTTATTCGGAATCCGAAAAAGGCCGGTTCATATCTCAACGATACGTTTAATGCGCTCAAAACCCAAATGGGTCACGCCGCACATAGCCTGAGCACGATGGGATTTACCACGTTGCCCGATGGCCGGACGATCTTGGTCTTGCCGAACACCCCGGCCCGTGGAGGCGATCCGCAAGATCCCCCAATCACCACGCTGGTCGATCCGAGTGTGCGGTTTGTGCATGCGGTGCGCCCTGATTTTTCGGCAAGCGATGCCGGGGCGACTGTGGCGCGGACTGTCTTTCATCACCTCTGGGCTCTCGCGCCGGCCTCCGTCCTTATTCCCGTCTTGGGCTGGTTTTGGGCGAGCCTCTGGGCCGACCGCATTCGAGACACGACAGGAACCCGTCAATTTCCCATATTGTCCGTGTTCGCGGCCCGAGGCACCGGAAAAACCACGTTGCTCACGATGATCTACCGAGCCTTGTGGGGGGATGGGGAAGTCCATAGTGCCAGCATGACGCCTTTTGCGTTAATCAAAAATCTCGCCGCCACGTATACCATGCCATTGTTCTTGGATGAGTTTCGCCCCGGCGAAATGGCCGAAGGACAGGAGCGAAAGTTTTATCAACTGCTCCGGCAAAACTTTAACGGCCAATCCGAACAACGCGGAACCGCGAGCCAAAAAATCCAAACCTATCCGTTGATTGCCCCCGTCATTTTAGCGGGGGAAAGCCGCCCCACGGATAGCGCCGTCTTGGATCGATCCGTGCTCGTGACCTTAACCCACGACATGACGCATCGCCCCGAGGCTCGCCCCGCTTTACAATACCTGCACACGCACGCCGACCAGATGCGGCAAGCGGCAGGCTGGATTTTAGATCAACGGCTGACGCAATCCTCGGCCTATGATGCCGAGACCTTGCGGGCGGAATTTGAGGCGTATGAAAAATATTTATGGGAACTCGTGCATGCCCACCAATTCCTCTTGCCCGACCGGGCGGTCTGGAGCCTCGCGGTCGCATTGTGGGGGTTCGTCTGGGGGAAAGCGTTGGGGTTGGTTCCCGAGGACATTGTTCTCGACGAAGCCATCGCCCTGGATCTGCTGCGTCAGGCTGAATTGCAACGCCGGGCCGAAGAGCCGGTCGATCATTTTGTCCGGTTCGTCGAAGAATTGTGGGGCCTGCAAGGACGCAGCCCCGCCGGCGACATCCCGCTGGGCGTTAAACCGGGCGCCGAAATTCGGTTGCCCCGAACCCTAATGGAATCTGCGTGGGATTTGTGGTGTCGCGACCACAAGCTCCCTCGATTGGGCCGGGACAACTTACTCCAAGAATTGCGCAAGATTCCGGGGTTGCTGATCGCGGATAATCAAGTAGTTTGGATTCAAGACAAAACTTATCGATGTTATGTTCTCTCCATTCCTGTTTTACACAATCGTTATGGATTACCCCCAGAAGTTTGGGGACTCGATTAA
- a CDS encoding primase P4-like protein (KEGG: aba:Acid345_3752 primase P4-like protein~SPTR: Primase P4-like protein), translated as MTTRPRMPSSNHVSGLSTPDVRTTWAWLFDGHHAVEMRVLTAHGPRIGRFTREDAFVRAVRQAQANPTATGIYATLNPIVTDAVWTAPWNVLTRSPRAAADRDIVARRWLLIDIDPIRPPHTNATTLERHAAARVGQRLVEGLRALGWPDPGVATSGNGIHLLYRIDWPNTVATTTQVRRILSLLAQRFNTPDAAVDESVYNAARITKVYGTTPRKGPATPDRPWWSARILRIPRHWMTVTADHVTALDLWATPSLNALPSRNGSVSRPRLFATSDGLDRLIHWLSQRGLTLAGDPRPLTGDEGWLIPLVCPWEAEHTTPSTPTATAVLWFPDGRIGFRCFHAHCTHRTIRDIWRVTGTPYPSFSTKGGPSHDAPGSSHVK; from the coding sequence ATGACAACAAGACCTCGAATGCCTTCATCTAATCATGTTTCGGGCCTCTCGACCCCGGATGTGCGCACAACCTGGGCGTGGCTGTTTGACGGTCATCACGCCGTCGAAATGCGGGTTCTGACGGCCCACGGGCCGCGCATTGGTCGGTTTACCCGCGAGGATGCCTTTGTCCGCGCTGTGCGGCAAGCGCAGGCTAACCCCACCGCCACGGGCATTTATGCGACGCTGAATCCGATTGTGACCGATGCCGTCTGGACGGCTCCGTGGAACGTGCTAACGCGCAGCCCCCGAGCCGCCGCCGACCGGGATATCGTGGCGCGGCGATGGCTGTTAATCGACATCGATCCCATCCGTCCGCCGCACACGAATGCGACGACTTTGGAACGCCATGCCGCGGCCCGTGTCGGGCAACGCCTTGTCGAAGGCTTGCGCGCATTAGGCTGGCCGGACCCCGGCGTCGCCACATCGGGCAATGGCATTCACCTGCTCTATCGCATCGATTGGCCGAATACTGTTGCAACCACAACCCAGGTTCGGCGGATTCTGAGCCTTTTAGCTCAACGGTTCAACACGCCCGACGCCGCCGTGGACGAAAGCGTATACAACGCGGCCCGCATCACCAAAGTGTATGGCACCACACCCCGCAAAGGCCCGGCCACGCCCGACCGTCCGTGGTGGTCGGCCCGGATTCTCCGGATTCCGCGTCACTGGATGACCGTGACTGCCGATCACGTGACCGCCTTGGATCTCTGGGCTACCCCGTCCCTGAATGCCCTGCCATCCCGAAACGGGAGCGTCTCGCGCCCCCGGCTCTTTGCCACTTCGGACGGCCTCGACCGGTTGATCCACTGGTTATCCCAACGCGGTCTGACGCTCGCAGGCGATCCTCGACCGTTGACGGGTGATGAGGGATGGTTGATTCCCCTCGTCTGTCCGTGGGAGGCCGAGCATACGACACCATCAACGCCGACGGCCACCGCCGTCTTGTGGTTTCCCGATGGGCGCATCGGCTTTCGATGCTTTCACGCGCATTGTACGCATCGCACGATCCGCGACATCTGGCGAGTGACCGGTACGCCTTATCCGTCATTCTCAACGAAAGGAGGGCCATCGCATGATGCCCCAGGATCATCCCACGTTAAATGA
- a CDS encoding hypothetical protein (KEGG: aoe:Clos_1293 hypothetical protein~SPTR: Putative uncharacterized protein) yields MATVPETTRTITNVPALPDIQDFPEADLRPEVYRIKAKAFEGETETIQAMSGVILAIRPSRWYAIDNDANPDERLTVCELADPAHGLWRLDPALREDSPTELRDCATCPMNRYRTASNGRGKACREKRLLLFLRDGEYLPIVVAAPPTSLRSVARFTTRAAARRLRLGQLHVRLAIDTQKRGQEEWGVLRIEELGLLDEAAQVDLAQRLQDGPLADMYRAWTAILAHTDRTL; encoded by the coding sequence ATGGCAACAGTACCAGAAACGACTCGTACCATTACCAACGTTCCTGCTTTACCCGACATCCAAGATTTTCCGGAAGCGGATTTGCGTCCAGAAGTCTACCGGATTAAGGCCAAGGCATTTGAAGGCGAGACCGAAACCATCCAAGCCATGAGCGGCGTCATTCTCGCCATTCGTCCCTCGCGGTGGTACGCCATCGACAACGACGCGAATCCCGACGAACGCCTCACCGTGTGTGAGTTAGCCGACCCCGCGCATGGCCTGTGGCGGCTGGACCCCGCCCTCCGCGAGGATAGCCCCACGGAACTGCGGGATTGCGCGACCTGCCCGATGAACCGGTATCGGACGGCCTCCAACGGACGAGGCAAGGCGTGCCGTGAAAAGCGCCTCCTGCTGTTTCTTCGCGACGGCGAATACCTGCCCATCGTCGTCGCGGCCCCGCCAACCAGTTTACGGTCGGTCGCCCGATTCACCACTCGCGCAGCGGCTCGCCGCCTGCGCCTCGGGCAACTCCACGTCCGCCTCGCGATTGACACCCAAAAGCGAGGCCAAGAAGAGTGGGGCGTCTTGCGGATCGAGGAACTGGGCCTATTGGATGAGGCCGCCCAAGTCGACCTGGCCCAACGTCTCCAAGACGGACCGTTGGCGGACATGTACCGGGCATGGACGGCGATCTTGGCGCACACTGACCGGACCCTATAG